The Gossypium hirsutum isolate 1008001.06 chromosome D03, Gossypium_hirsutum_v2.1, whole genome shotgun sequence genomic interval ttgaattttttgttgttgtttattttagctttttttatGTTCTGCAGCTTTGATGAATGTGTATATACTTATAAGGATATGAGCTATTTACTTTAGTCCTTTTCAAAAAGGAGCTTTGCTTAGCTGAAATGATGATGTTTGAATTTGTTGTGAACTTTGCAGGAGTTTGTAATTAATTGACTTATTAGTGAATTTAACTAGTCTTTTATAGTATAGGCTCTGAATTGGAGCCAAAAGACAAGTGTAATACAATGATGGAAATGGTTGCAAATGGTAATGGAAATGGAAGCTTGCCCCAAGATTCGAAAGATAAGTTTATGCATTGTGCGAGTAATTGTGAGAACCGAGACTTTGGCGGGGAAACCCTGTGTGGTGTTGGGGAAGGGAAGATAGCCAAAGGAACCGAGAATGTGGAGATTAACATCACTGAATGCTCAAATTCTGGCATGGATAGGTTGGCTGTTGTTGAATGTGAGGATGACACTGAGAATTCGAGTTCTTTTGGTGGTACGGTGTCTGGGGTTGAGAATGATTCGGCAGTAAGTGATGTTGAAGTTGAATCAGCATTATGTAGTGGAAGTCCGTTGGGATCAGTGTTTGATGGATTGTTCCTATTGAGgtactttctttcttctttttttgtatcTTGATCTATTTTGCTTTTGTGTTAGtttattgatttttagtgaaactttatttaatttgtagGTTTCTAAGAATTCACCATAAATGTACTTAAAATTATATCGACTATTAACAATACAATTATTGTTTCCACTGTTTTGGCTGGcaaatggtaaaataaaaataaaaactgttATCATTTGTGAAGTATATACCAAGTTTGATGTCAATTACATGTTGCATTATTCAGTTCGTTTTCTTTTTCCTAAATTTTCCAGGAAGAGAAAGTTGACAGATCATTGGAGGAGGTTTATTCGTCCCCTTATGTGGCGATGTGAATGGTTAGAGTTGCAACTTAGGGAGTTTAAGTCTCGGGCACTGAAGTATGATAAAGAACTTGCAGAATATGATCAGAGAAAGAGTTTTGAATATGAAAAGTTCACATTTGAAGGACTTAATGTTAAGTCACAACCTTTTCCGTGTCAAattcaaagaaagaaattaatgaaGAGGAGGAAAAGAAAGCGAGTTGAAGATACTGCTGATTTAGCATCTTATATGTCGAATCATAACCTCTTCTCATATTATGGTATGAAACTATAAATTTCTTGATCATTCTTCGTGGAATATGTATATGCAAGTACAAATCTGATAAGTGTATTCTCTTTTGCTCCCAGATAGTAAGAAATCTGTTGCTGCTACTGCTTCTGCTACTCATGAGGATGATAATGGTAATTTAGGTAAGAATTATATTTGACTGAGCTTATAGGTAATAGAACAAGTTCCGACAAATAGCCTTTGTGATTGTGTGTTTCCGAAAATTGACACTCTCTACTGGAGATTTTGGTCCGTTTTCTTAGTTCATTATTTCTACAGGAAACAAAATGATCAACAGTACTGAAGAGGTTGATGATGGATTGTCAAGTCTCGAATTAAAAGACGGTGATATTTGGTTACAACAGATCCTTAGAAAGATTGATCTGATGCAATCACAAGTTCACAAGTTAAAGACCCGAGTTGACAATGTGGTTAATGAAAGTCCTCGAAAGTTCACTTCCGTTAATGTATTGAGTTCAGTTACACCATGCAACACATTAACTGGTTCTAGAAGTTACTCTTCTCCACCTGGTAGCGGAGAGAGAACCCCTGTTACATCTCAGCGTCGTTCTGGGGGTAACATGGGAGATCTTCTTATGCCTGGAAGTAGTGCAGTTTCTAGTCATGGAGAGGTTACACCTTTTCCCGATGCGATTGATGGAACCGGTCAGCATCTTCCTGTGGTTTCTTACGACAATGTGAGTTCTCTTTTGATGCATTCTTCTTGATCATTCATGTTTTTCTCTTCCATCATTTCTGTAACATTaaattctcttttaatttttacatttctaTCATTTGCTTTGCATAGGGCCTCAGCTGAGGATAACAAAGGATTGTGCTtgtaatttgattttagatttaaTTCTTTGCTTCTGCTAATACTGTTGACTCGGAAAAATCTTTGTTGCTTTCCCCTTCCTCCTGTAATTCCCACTTTATTTGTTCAATTAACACATCACACTAATATATGATGATCCCTGTTTTTTGTAATCAGGTTTTGGTTTTAATTGTTTTATGATTGATGTGAATATTAATTAGTGTTATATATTCCAAATAAGCATTTCGACCATCTTGTTTTCGTTTATAATGCAACTGATCTTCATTATATTTGCAGACCGaggatgatattttgatacacaATCACGCTGCCAAGGAAGAGTTGCGTAATTTTCAAAGTGGTTTAACTCAACAATCAGAGGAGCCGCCGATGCCAGCTGAACCACCAAAGACTATTTCTACTGTTCCTGCACCTAGAAATGACCTCCCTATGGAACCATCTGTTCAACCAAACGTGAATTTATCTTTGGCTTCCAAGTCTAAAGTCCCGAATAACAAAAGGAAAAGGGGGAAGAGGGGGAAACGTAAATCAGGCACCAGCTGGTGGAGTCGGAGATCCTCAGGTTAGCAAAATCTTTTAAAGTTGGGATTACTGTATCTGTACATGTTCAAAGAAAACCTTTGGAAAAGCATTGGTAAAACTTTTCCAACCTTAATTATATCTGTATGTACATGCTAAGTGTGTATTCTCTTTATCCTTTTGTTTCAAGGGCAACCTGTACATGCCCTTCTCATCCCTATGGGGACATACTCATGCTGTTTAGACACCAAGCTGTATTCGAAGTTTGACATTCTGTTTTCCGGTTATGTATTAATCCCAAGTCTCGAATCAATTTGTTGTTATGTCTTAACAATTGGAATTTCACATTTAGAATAGTGAAGAACTTTCATTGTAGTTGGGAAATAAAGATGAAAtgcaatttgttttatttaagtaAACACCTATAGAGCAAtgagtaaatattttatttcatacacgcatactattattattgttgctGTTGCTGTTGTTGTTTTACATATATTTGGCTTCCTAGGAAGTGGTATATGTGAATGAAATGGAAAACCCAAAACATAAACTGCACTGGAACTTTTAGAACTATTAGAGATAGATGCAGGTGTCACAAGCGGAAGCTAGCTGCTACTCCATTTGTGTGCACGGATACTGCTCTGGGATCTCTTTCAGGCAGGCCATGACACCGGGAGAAGTCAGATCTAATTCCGATAGATCAAGGGCACTTAGGCTTGCCCTTGGAGTTCAACTTGTCTCTATAGCAACGGCATTCGGATTTGTTGCCATAGGTACCTGAAGGAACACACTTACAATCCTGGCAGCAAATCCCACAGTACTTCAAGCACCGATCTTTCACTCCTGCCTTCTTACATCTTTCCCCACACTTTTTATCACAGAAACCTATTAGCAagtcccccccaaaaaaaatctCATTAGAACCCAAAAACGATGAGTTTTGTATTAGTTTTTAGTTAATGTAGCAATGTTAAAGTCAAATGCATGCATGGTTAACAAACTAGTAATTGATTAATAAAGAACATTACTTGGAGGAGGATGAGCAGCAGGAGACGGCAGAGGGATGGTG includes:
- the LOC107932592 gene encoding peamaclein, with translation MKLLFATLLFMFLVLGSSFVRLSFAEPVAPHPRPAAPATIPLPSPAAHPPPSFCDKKCGERCKKAGVKDRCLKYCGICCQDCKCVPSGTYGNKSECRCYRDKLNSKGKPKCP
- the LOC107932591 gene encoding uncharacterized protein, with protein sequence MMEMVANGNGNGSLPQDSKDKFMHCASNCENRDFGGETLCGVGEGKIAKGTENVEINITECSNSGMDRLAVVECEDDTENSSSFGGTVSGVENDSAVSDVEVESALCSGSPLGSVFDGLFLLRKRKLTDHWRRFIRPLMWRCEWLELQLREFKSRALKYDKELAEYDQRKSFEYEKFTFEGLNVKSQPFPCQIQRKKLMKRRKRKRVEDTADLASYMSNHNLFSYYDSKKSVAATASATHEDDNGNLGNKMINSTEEVDDGLSSLELKDGDIWLQQILRKIDLMQSQVHKLKTRVDNVVNESPRKFTSVNVLSSVTPCNTLTGSRSYSSPPGSGERTPVTSQRRSGGNMGDLLMPGSSAVSSHGEVTPFPDAIDGTGQHLPVVSYDNTEDDILIHNHAAKEELRNFQSGLTQQSEEPPMPAEPPKTISTVPAPRNDLPMEPSVQPNVNLSLASKSKVPNNKRKRGKRGKRKSGTSWWSRRSSG